The genomic segment ACTAGCCGACAACGCTGTAAGCGCGCCTCATTCGGCAAAAGGAGCGAAGCGATTTTGCCGAACGTTACTCATATCTGAAGTTTTTGCGCAATGTAATTGCACAAAAATTTGGGTCGAGAGAAATTGACTTTCTTCTGAAATATTAAAGCGTCAATTTCTTGAGCCAGATATGAGTTGTTCAACGATGTCAATTTTTTATCTCGCTGTTTATATAATTATACTCTGATTTCTCATCTAAGAAAATTTGATTTTTTGTTTTGAAAAATGAAAGAGGGGTCAGGGGTGAATTTCATTTTTCAAAACTCCTTATTTGTATTTTAAAGCTCACTAAACCTATAAATCTTTTTTTCATTGAAATTATAATGCGAATCCACAAAAGGATTTACTGAATCTTTTTTCGGCAACCAATTCTTTTTCCACTGGTACAAATCCGCTTCCATATATGCCCCGGGATAAGCAATCAATCTCCAACTATCGTTTCTAACCAATGTTCTCGGAAACTCAATTTCTTTTTCCCTCATAATATGCGCAACGATAATTTCTTCCAAAATAAAATTGACGTTTGCTTCGGTATATTCTCTTTTGCCAATATCATTCTTTATGCTTTTCCGAAAATCATCATCAGTCTTTTCCTGCTTTTTTAATTCATAAAAATATTCTCTAAAACGAGGAGCGTTTAATATAACGTAATCAATTGGCAAAAAATGAAAAGCATTTGGGATATATTCTTTTCTTTTTTCAATAAGTTGTCGCAGTTTATAGCTGTGATCAATAATTTGTTGATTGCTTTTCACTCGCTGATTATGAGTTATATCCTCAGCGTTAAAATACAAGCCGTTTGTATAAAGTAAAACTACGTCATTTGTAAAGCTTTTGAGTTTTTTTGCGAAGAAATGAAACATTTCATAAATTTCCTCAGGAGATTGTCCTGCGGAAATTCTCGCCATGGAAATTGGCAAAATAAGATATCCGTCACCTTCAATTAAATTAATGTCGAATCCACTTTTCATATTGATTATAAAAAAATAATAAAGTTTTCTTCCTTATTCCCCTCTTTGAATGAATAAAAAATCAAATTTTCTGTCCCCGTTTAATTCGCTGAACTTTAAATTTTCACAAGGATAAAAAATTTATTTCGTTGAATGAGGCGCGCTTATCAAACGTTTCGCTAAGACAAAACGAAGTTTTGGATTGGCGAAATGTAGCGAAGGCGGTTGATAAGCGTTGTTCGGCGATNNNNNNNNNNNNNNGTAGTGAGAAAAAATTTGGGTGGAGAAAATTTGCTTTCCTTATTATCATTCAAAAGTGCAAATTTTTGTAACCTGATACAAGTTGTTAGGCGACCCGTAGGGCTTGAGTTGCCCAAAATCCATTTCAATCTTTTCCTTCCCATTCTTGAAAGAATTCGTCTAAAAAATCCTCCATTACTTTATGTCGTTTCTCGGCAATTTTTTTCGCAGTCGTAGTATTCATCAATTCTTTCAAGAGTAACAATTTTTCATAAAAATGATTTATCGTGTGGCTTTGATTATTTTTATATTGCTCAAATGACTCGTGTTTTTCAGGCTTAATTTCGGGATTATACATCTCTCGTCCTTTCGCACCACCGTAGGCGAAGGTTCTGCCGATTCCGATAGCACCAACCGCATCCAATCGATCAGCATCTTGCACCACCATGCCCTCGATTGTTTTCATTTTTGTCATGACGCCC from the Candidatus Magasanikbacteria bacterium RIFOXYB2_FULL_38_10 genome contains:
- a CDS encoding phosphohydrolase gives rise to the protein MNKEEIINKTVEFIKSKLTGEGSGHDWWHVYRVWKNAVHIGKHENVDLFVVELAALLHDIADWKFNDGNDDVGPQLAREWLEKLAVDENIISHVCQIIKDASFKGAGVMTKMKTIEGMVVQDADRLDAVGAIGIGRTFAYGGAKGREMYNPEIKPEKHESFEQYKNNQSHTINHFYEKLLLLKELMNTTTAKKIAEKRHKVMEDFLDEFFQEWEGKD